Proteins from a genomic interval of Chryseobacterium indologenes:
- a CDS encoding polyphosphate kinase 2 family protein, translating into MDTNFTNDFRVDGKFSIKKASTSYKGKLTKEEGTELLIKEKEKLRELQERLYADGSQSLLVVLQAMDAAGKDSMIEHVFGGVNPQGCNVTSFKTPSSKEYSHDFLWRHYLALPQKGMIGIFNRSHYESVLVCKVHPEYNLSEKTWSSVKDFDDTFWENRYESIRNFEKHLAQNGTTVIKIFLNVSKDEQKKRLLDRIKEPDKNWKFSTGDLPERALFDQYMKAYETAINETSKDHAPWYVLPADNKWFARVAAVQIIIDALEKMNLKYPQLSDKDKQGLIDAKNTLESEQ; encoded by the coding sequence ATGGACACCAATTTCACAAATGATTTTCGGGTAGACGGAAAATTCTCAATCAAGAAAGCATCAACATCATACAAAGGAAAACTGACTAAAGAGGAAGGTACTGAACTATTGATCAAGGAGAAAGAAAAACTTCGTGAATTGCAGGAAAGATTGTATGCAGACGGAAGCCAGTCTTTGCTGGTTGTGCTTCAGGCAATGGATGCCGCAGGAAAAGACAGCATGATTGAACATGTTTTCGGAGGCGTTAATCCACAGGGTTGTAACGTTACCAGCTTTAAAACTCCCAGCTCAAAAGAATATTCCCATGATTTTTTATGGAGGCATTATCTGGCATTGCCCCAAAAAGGAATGATCGGAATTTTCAACCGGTCTCATTATGAAAGTGTATTGGTTTGCAAGGTACATCCGGAATATAATTTAAGTGAAAAAACCTGGTCTTCAGTAAAAGATTTTGATGATACATTCTGGGAAAACAGATATGAGAGCATCCGTAATTTTGAAAAACACCTTGCCCAAAACGGGACTACTGTTATCAAGATCTTCCTGAATGTATCGAAGGATGAGCAAAAGAAAAGATTGCTGGACAGAATTAAGGAGCCTGATAAAAACTGGAAATTTTCCACAGGAGATTTACCTGAGCGGGCATTGTTTGATCAGTATATGAAAGCGTATGAAACGGCAATTAATGAAACTTCAAAAGATCATGCTCCGTGGTATGTACTTCCCGCTGATAATAAATGGTTTGCAAGGGTTGCCGCTGTTCAGATTATCATTGATGCTTTAGAAAAAATGAACCTAAAATATCCGCAACTTTCGGACAAAGACAAACAAGGGCTTATTGATGCTAAAAATACTCTTGAAAGTGAACAATAA